Proteins encoded within one genomic window of Chlorobaculum sp. MV4-Y:
- a CDS encoding DUF3999 domain-containing protein — protein MKKHLLQLLVCLMMLLHGAAGMCATFNDRLWEKYAEITLPEGGGNGSLVAMPLDIYRLEGMNANTPFADLRVVNSRKEEIPWQIVSKRPDTRQEVVGCRMSNLSLTANGDTWAEFLVDVNGAAVNAVRIITPDTSYIRQVEVLGSRDGKAWQTLRKDGVIFDLEKGEKLKNDRISVPETTFSHLAIRIANSGKSPLKIADVRLFRLRNSAGELYMIPAKTGQTEFDDSKKRAVSLSGWRRFSLLIDWYSTLKRPIFSAPSPLRPKTTKAYGRRLPKGLFTASTCQICTLPSFL, from the coding sequence ATGAAAAAACATCTCCTTCAGCTACTGGTTTGCCTGATGATGCTCCTTCATGGAGCCGCAGGAATGTGCGCGACGTTCAATGACCGTCTGTGGGAAAAGTATGCGGAGATCACATTGCCGGAGGGTGGAGGTAACGGCTCTCTTGTCGCGATGCCTCTCGACATTTACCGTCTTGAGGGTATGAACGCGAACACTCCCTTCGCCGATCTCCGTGTGGTGAACAGCAGGAAGGAGGAAATTCCCTGGCAGATCGTATCGAAGCGCCCTGATACGCGGCAGGAGGTGGTCGGGTGCCGGATGAGCAATCTCTCTCTGACAGCAAATGGCGATACCTGGGCTGAGTTTCTTGTCGATGTGAACGGTGCCGCAGTGAACGCCGTGCGGATTATCACGCCGGATACCAGCTACATTCGTCAGGTTGAGGTTCTTGGAAGCCGGGATGGCAAAGCGTGGCAGACGCTTCGCAAGGACGGGGTGATTTTCGACCTGGAGAAGGGCGAAAAACTGAAGAACGACCGCATATCCGTTCCGGAAACTACCTTTTCCCATCTTGCCATCAGAATAGCCAACAGCGGAAAAAGTCCGTTGAAGATCGCCGACGTCAGGCTGTTCCGGCTCAGGAACTCTGCGGGGGAACTCTATATGATTCCGGCAAAAACAGGCCAAACGGAGTTCGATGATTCAAAAAAAAGAGCAGTGTCGTTGTCCGGATGGAGAAGATTTTCCCTGTTGATCGACTGGTACTCAACACTCAAGAGACCAATTTTCAGCGCTCCGTCACCGTTGAGGCCAAAAACAACAAAGGCTTATGGGCGCCGGTTGCCGAAGGGGTTATTTACAGCTTCAACTTGCCAGATATGCACTCTTCCCAGCTTTTTATAG
- a CDS encoding SDR family oxidoreductase — translation MKKVLVAGSTGYIGSHVVQEFKNRGYWVRALVRDPEKAKKPGPHLEPVIAGLADEIVTADATKPESLAGVCDGIEIVFSSLGMTRPDFVHSSFDVDYKANLNIMREAMKAKVRKFVYISVFNAQKMMEIENIQAHEKFVDELRASGLEYAVVRPTGYFSDMAQFLNMARNGFMFSLGDGETRSNPIHGADLAKVCVDAAEGEAKEIDAGGPEIFTYRQVAMMASDVVKKQPFNIELPVWIADGIAAVTGFINRDIHDIALFATTVSKNDTVAPQYGTHRLREFFEQMAAQQTNH, via the coding sequence ATGAAAAAAGTGCTTGTTGCCGGTTCGACCGGCTATATCGGGAGCCATGTGGTGCAGGAGTTCAAGAATCGCGGCTATTGGGTGCGTGCGCTGGTGCGCGATCCGGAAAAGGCCAAAAAGCCCGGCCCGCATCTCGAACCGGTCATCGCTGGACTCGCCGACGAGATCGTGACCGCTGACGCCACGAAGCCGGAGAGCCTCGCCGGAGTGTGCGACGGCATCGAGATCGTGTTTTCGTCGCTTGGCATGACCCGGCCCGATTTCGTGCATTCGAGCTTCGATGTGGATTACAAGGCGAACCTGAACATTATGCGCGAGGCGATGAAAGCGAAGGTGAGAAAGTTCGTCTATATCTCGGTGTTCAACGCGCAGAAGATGATGGAGATCGAGAACATCCAGGCGCACGAGAAGTTCGTGGACGAGCTGCGGGCATCTGGGCTAGAGTATGCGGTCGTGCGTCCCACGGGCTATTTCTCCGACATGGCGCAGTTTCTGAACATGGCGCGCAACGGCTTCATGTTCTCACTCGGCGATGGCGAGACGCGCTCGAATCCGATCCACGGCGCCGACTTGGCGAAGGTGTGTGTTGATGCTGCCGAAGGAGAGGCCAAAGAGATCGACGCGGGCGGGCCAGAGATTTTCACCTACAGGCAGGTTGCCATGATGGCCTCCGATGTGGTCAAAAAACAGCCATTCAACATCGAGCTGCCGGTGTGGATCGCTGACGGCATTGCCGCCGTGACGGGTTTCATCAATCGCGACATCCACGACATCGCGCTGTTTGCCACCACGGTCAGCAAGAACGACACCGTCGCCCCGCAGTACGGCACCCACCGCCTGCGCGAGTTCTTCGAGCAGATGGCCGCACAGCAGACAAACCACTGA
- a CDS encoding DNA-3-methyladenine glycosylase family protein — protein sequence MITHNRIYASSLSKDSRLNLQDTVLSGQSFRWNLSEILKSYYSTVINSSIIFVREINSDTLEVLCTDQELAGMPVNAFLKHFFSLDFQEETVFSSRFKEKFPQVWKLAHPYSSVRVMRQDPFEVMVTFMCAQGIGMHLIRRQVSMIAERYGQKIMLELPEGKMVFYGFPTPSALASADPNELAVCTNNNRIRAANIISIARSFESGKLALACVGSGQCDLETLRETLCVHSGIGLKIADCIALFGLGRFDAFPIDTHVKQYLWEWFGIEEARHSLTEKNYRVLQEKARAILGTEYAGYAGHILFHCWRKEVKKMKAF from the coding sequence ATGATTACACATAACAGAATATACGCATCATCACTGAGCAAAGACTCAAGACTTAACTTGCAAGATACAGTACTAAGCGGACAAAGCTTTAGATGGAATCTAAGTGAGATTTTAAAGAGCTATTACTCTACAGTAATCAACAGCTCTATTATTTTTGTACGTGAGATTAATTCTGACACTCTTGAAGTACTCTGCACCGATCAAGAGCTTGCTGGTATGCCAGTCAATGCTTTTTTAAAGCACTTCTTCTCTCTTGATTTTCAAGAGGAAACCGTATTCTCATCAAGGTTTAAAGAGAAATTCCCTCAAGTCTGGAAACTTGCTCATCCATACAGCTCAGTTCGGGTCATGCGGCAGGATCCGTTTGAAGTAATGGTTACCTTCATGTGCGCTCAGGGCATAGGCATGCACCTGATTCGCCGCCAGGTATCCATGATTGCTGAACGGTATGGGCAAAAGATCATGCTGGAGTTACCAGAGGGTAAGATGGTTTTTTATGGCTTCCCTACCCCGTCAGCTCTGGCGTCTGCTGACCCGAATGAACTGGCCGTATGCACGAATAACAACCGGATAAGGGCAGCAAACATCATTTCGATAGCACGCTCTTTCGAGTCTGGCAAACTGGCCTTGGCGTGCGTCGGTTCGGGTCAATGTGACCTTGAAACGCTTCGCGAAACCTTGTGCGTGCACAGCGGAATCGGCTTGAAAATCGCTGACTGCATCGCCCTTTTCGGGCTTGGACGGTTCGACGCCTTCCCGATTGACACGCATGTCAAACAGTACCTCTGGGAGTGGTTCGGCATCGAAGAGGCCCGCCACAGCCTGACCGAAAAGAATTACCGCGTTCTGCAGGAAAAGGCACGCGCCATCCTCGGTACTGAATACGCTGGCTACGCCGGGCACATCCTGTTTCACTGCTGGAGAAAAGAGGTAAAAAAGATGAAAGCGTTTTGA
- a CDS encoding DUF302 domain-containing protein, translated as MTVNDYRSATAEFASIDRVGSIVVCNPRLASKILAGDKSWGVVAMMPLEIGVYEDSKGQVYVSQMNLSLMGMMFGGTIAEVMGKAGKDVSEAVQPVVVK; from the coding sequence TTGACCGTCAATGATTACCGGAGTGCCACTGCGGAATTTGCCTCTATCGACAGGGTTGGCAGTATAGTGGTCTGCAATCCGCGTTTAGCTTCAAAGATACTTGCTGGGGATAAGAGCTGGGGCGTGGTGGCTATGATGCCTCTTGAGATCGGTGTTTACGAAGACAGCAAAGGGCAGGTGTATGTGTCACAAATGAACCTGTCGCTCATGGGGATGATGTTCGGCGGCACTATCGCTGAGGTTATGGGCAAAGCCGGAAAGGATGTCAGCGAGGCGGTTCAGCCCGTTGTGGTCAAATAG
- a CDS encoding L-2-amino-thiazoline-4-carboxylic acid hydrolase, translating to MQNAHTELIESARKKFSRFRELSEQHGEAKAWEIMLEGFPEIQKQRMGPLLALPTLAEAFRQAIPQFNAIGMEMDVVDISNKGIDAVLEVQRICPWLEVCKEYGYDIPCHVICELDMAATRLAFPEMKGEILCRQALGGPVCIFKYERPAKPFAGTDNATT from the coding sequence ATGCAGAACGCACACACGGAACTGATCGAATCAGCGCGAAAGAAATTCTCGCGATTCAGAGAGCTCAGCGAACAACACGGCGAGGCGAAGGCTTGGGAAATCATGCTCGAAGGGTTCCCGGAGATCCAGAAGCAGCGCATGGGCCCACTGCTGGCGCTGCCCACCCTTGCCGAAGCGTTCCGCCAGGCCATCCCCCAGTTTAACGCAATCGGCATGGAGATGGATGTGGTGGACATTTCCAACAAAGGCATCGACGCCGTGCTGGAAGTCCAGCGCATCTGCCCGTGGCTGGAGGTGTGCAAGGAGTACGGCTACGACATTCCCTGCCATGTGATCTGCGAACTGGATATGGCAGCCACCCGCCTTGCCTTCCCTGAAATGAAGGGCGAAATCCTCTGCCGCCAGGCACTCGGCGGGCCGGTCTGCATCTTCAAATACGAACGTCCGGCAAAACCCTTTGCCGGAACCGACAACGCAACTACCTGA
- a CDS encoding zinc ribbon domain-containing protein YjdM has translation MSDLPNCPKCNSEYTYENGTLFVCPECAHEWSRSEAAEAETARVWKDANGNILQDGDTVTVIKDLKVRGASSVLKGGTKVKNIRLVEGDHDIDCKIDGFGAMQLKSEFVRKG, from the coding sequence ATGAGCGATCTGCCGAACTGCCCGAAATGCAATTCCGAATACACCTATGAAAACGGGACGCTTTTCGTGTGCCCCGAGTGCGCCCACGAATGGAGCCGCTCCGAAGCAGCCGAAGCCGAAACGGCGCGCGTCTGGAAAGATGCGAACGGCAATATTCTGCAGGATGGCGACACCGTGACGGTGATCAAGGATCTCAAGGTTCGCGGCGCTTCGTCGGTGCTCAAGGGGGGAACGAAGGTGAAGAATATCCGTCTCGTCGAGGGCGATCACGACATCGACTGCAAGATCGATGGCTTCGGCGCAATGCAACTCAAATCGGAATTTGTCCGGAAGGGGTGA
- a CDS encoding ion transporter yields the protein MLLYGLEWFFAILFTIENFIRLYATESRGRYAVSFYEVIDLLAILPTCFSIFVPGTQYLLVIRFFRVLRIFRLLKLVKFVKEAEFVNASIIASGRKIVSFLFFVLVTVSIIAVPTGIVSAEMAAPCAKR from the coding sequence TTGCTGCTCTACGGACTTGAATGGTTCTTCGCCATCCTCTTTACCATAGAAAACTTCATCAGGCTCTACGCAACGGAATCGCGGGGGCGTTACGCGGTCAGCTTTTACGAAGTTATCGATCTCCTGGCCATTCTGCCAACCTGTTTCAGCATCTTTGTTCCGGGAACCCAATACCTGCTGGTCATCCGCTTTTTCCGGGTGTTGCGGATATTCCGGCTTCTGAAACTGGTCAAGTTCGTTAAGGAGGCCGAATTCGTCAACGCGTCGATCATCGCTTCGGGCCGCAAGATCGTCTCCTTCCTGTTCTTTGTGCTCGTCACGGTCAGCATCATCGCCGTACCGACGGGCATCGTCAGCGCTGAAATGGCCGCCCCATGCGCGAAAAGATAG
- a CDS encoding DsrE family protein: protein MSLFRKSFTILAFALTAIFSFGATLNPLSAESQPSAVQPASKGLFVVVTSDDPMTQMMAMVLSAQTLNQGRSVRVLICGKAGELVLKGSKEKLFKPVNKSPQMMLKELMAKGVKVEVCPLYLPNTGKQPSALIDGVTVAQPPAVAAAMAEDGIKLFTF from the coding sequence ATGTCACTGTTCAGAAAATCTTTCACCATTCTCGCATTTGCGCTGACAGCTATCTTTTCGTTTGGCGCTACCCTCAACCCGCTCTCTGCTGAATCGCAGCCTTCGGCAGTGCAGCCCGCCAGCAAAGGCTTGTTCGTGGTTGTCACCTCCGATGACCCCATGACCCAGATGATGGCCATGGTGCTTTCGGCTCAGACCCTCAATCAGGGACGTTCCGTCCGTGTGCTGATCTGCGGAAAGGCTGGCGAGCTTGTACTGAAAGGCAGCAAGGAAAAGCTCTTCAAACCGGTCAACAAGTCGCCACAGATGATGCTCAAGGAGCTGATGGCAAAAGGCGTCAAGGTCGAGGTTTGTCCGCTTTACCTGCCGAATACCGGCAAGCAGCCATCTGCTCTCATTGACGGGGTTACGGTTGCCCAGCCGCCAGCCGTTGCCGCTGCAATGGCTGAAGATGGCATCAAGCTGTTTACGTTCTGA
- a CDS encoding NAD(P)/FAD-dependent oxidoreductase → MGNTISRRSFSKLLLSGLAGSSVFLSAGPLMASTSKARVIVIGGGFGGATVARYLKKLDPAISVTLVEPKTVFHTCPMSNAVIGGIRKMPDIAHNYNALRNRFGVEVIHDTATLIDPVKKTVKLKGGRSLQYDRLVVSPGVDFIWDAIEGYSQKAAESVMPHAYEAGSQTLLLRRQLLAMKDGENVIICAPKNPFRCPAAPYERASLIAWYLKKNKPKSKVIILDGKDVFTKQDLFMLGWDRLYPGKVEWRSSSVGGNVERLDPATMTVSTEFGDEKGGVINVIPPQRAGRIAIDAGLADASGWCPVNPANFESLLHPGIHVIGDSALVGTMPKSGTAANTQAKALAASLVASFGGVAAGSHDLASLCYSMIAPGYAISVAGAYVQSPEGIKDNPEAIHLTSMEATTDQLAGEAVQADNWYRNISQDTWD, encoded by the coding sequence ATGGGAAATACGATTTCTCGCCGGAGTTTCAGCAAGTTGCTGCTTTCCGGACTTGCCGGTTCCTCTGTGTTCCTCTCTGCGGGACCGCTCATGGCCTCCACATCGAAGGCCCGGGTCATCGTTATCGGCGGTGGATTTGGCGGCGCGACGGTCGCTCGTTATCTGAAGAAACTCGATCCGGCGATTTCGGTGACGCTTGTCGAGCCAAAGACGGTATTTCATACCTGTCCGATGAGCAACGCGGTTATCGGCGGGATTCGGAAGATGCCGGATATTGCTCATAATTATAATGCGTTACGGAATCGTTTCGGCGTCGAGGTGATTCACGATACGGCTACGCTCATCGATCCGGTGAAGAAAACCGTGAAGCTCAAAGGCGGGCGGTCGCTGCAATACGATCGTCTCGTGGTGTCACCCGGCGTCGATTTCATCTGGGACGCCATCGAGGGCTACAGCCAGAAGGCCGCCGAATCAGTCATGCCCCATGCCTATGAGGCCGGTTCCCAGACGCTGCTGTTGCGCAGGCAGTTGCTTGCCATGAAAGATGGCGAAAACGTCATCATCTGCGCTCCGAAAAATCCTTTCCGCTGTCCCGCAGCGCCATACGAACGGGCAAGCCTGATCGCCTGGTATCTGAAAAAGAACAAGCCGAAGTCGAAGGTGATCATTCTCGATGGCAAGGATGTCTTTACCAAGCAGGATCTGTTCATGCTTGGCTGGGATCGCCTCTATCCCGGCAAGGTCGAGTGGCGCTCTTCCTCTGTCGGTGGAAATGTCGAGCGGCTCGATCCGGCGACGATGACCGTTTCGACCGAATTCGGCGACGAGAAGGGCGGGGTGATCAACGTCATTCCGCCGCAGAGAGCCGGTCGCATCGCCATCGATGCCGGGCTTGCCGACGCTTCCGGCTGGTGCCCGGTCAATCCCGCCAACTTTGAATCGCTTCTGCATCCCGGCATTCACGTCATTGGTGACTCGGCTCTGGTTGGAACCATGCCCAAATCGGGGACGGCGGCAAATACCCAGGCCAAGGCGCTGGCCGCGTCGCTGGTCGCTTCCTTTGGCGGCGTTGCTGCCGGTTCGCACGACCTGGCCAGTCTTTGCTACAGCATGATCGCTCCCGGTTATGCGATCTCGGTGGCCGGGGCCTATGTTCAAAGCCCCGAAGGGATCAAGGACAATCCCGAGGCTATCCATCTCACCTCGATGGAGGCGACCACCGATCAACTTGCTGGCGAGGCCGTGCAGGCAGATAACTGGTATCGCAACATTTCACAGGATACCTGGGACTGA
- the soxX gene encoding sulfur oxidation c-type cytochrome SoxX, producing the protein MKSSGIIAAAAILVLPSLGVAADQPAQSTVERGKALALDSNKGNCIACHMMGGDGEFPGNFGPPLSQMKERYPDRAVLRKQVWDASAVNPKSIMPPFGKNGILNDSEIDGIVDYLYTL; encoded by the coding sequence ATGAAGTCTTCAGGCATTATCGCGGCAGCGGCGATCCTCGTGCTGCCGTCATTGGGTGTTGCAGCCGATCAGCCTGCGCAGTCTACTGTCGAGAGGGGTAAAGCACTTGCACTGGATTCGAACAAGGGCAATTGTATCGCCTGCCACATGATGGGGGGCGATGGGGAGTTTCCGGGCAATTTTGGCCCGCCGCTCAGCCAGATGAAAGAGCGTTATCCCGATAGGGCTGTTCTGCGCAAGCAGGTCTGGGATGCGTCGGCCGTCAACCCGAAGAGCATCATGCCTCCCTTCGGCAAAAACGGTATCCTGAACGATTCCGAAATCGACGGCATTGTCGATTATCTCTACACGCTCTGA
- the soxY gene encoding thiosulfate oxidation carrier protein SoxY encodes MGISRRDFCRTIAGSAASVAVLAVMPGRLLASWSEKAFSANKLDDAIAAKFGSLPIQDSTAIQIKAPEIAENGAFVPVSVSTTIPGVTNISILTPANFSPMIASFDVLPRMIPDVSLRMRMAKTSNLVVIVQAGGKLYRATREVKVTIGGCGG; translated from the coding sequence ATGGGTATTTCCCGCAGAGATTTTTGCAGAACGATAGCCGGGTCGGCAGCATCTGTTGCCGTTCTCGCCGTCATGCCGGGCAGGCTTCTGGCCAGCTGGAGCGAGAAGGCGTTTTCCGCCAACAAGCTCGATGACGCCATCGCGGCCAAGTTCGGCTCGCTGCCGATCCAGGATTCGACGGCAATCCAGATCAAAGCTCCCGAGATCGCCGAGAATGGCGCGTTCGTGCCGGTTTCCGTATCGACAACCATTCCGGGCGTCACCAACATCAGCATTTTGACTCCGGCCAACTTCAGCCCGATGATCGCTTCGTTCGATGTGCTGCCGCGCATGATTCCCGATGTTTCGCTTCGCATGAGAATGGCTAAAACTTCCAATCTGGTTGTGATCGTCCAGGCTGGCGGCAAGCTCTACCGCGCGACCCGCGAGGTCAAGGTGACCATCGGCGGCTGTGGCGGATAA
- the soxZ gene encoding thiosulfate oxidation carrier complex protein SoxZ, with the protein MKIKAVAQNNVVAVKMLMPHPMETGRRKDQNGVLVPEHYITEVTATCGADTVFHAELGPGVSKDPYLSFQFTGAKVGEKLKVSWVDNKGGTETAEEAITAM; encoded by the coding sequence ATGAAAATCAAAGCAGTAGCTCAGAATAACGTCGTCGCGGTCAAGATGCTCATGCCGCATCCCATGGAGACCGGTCGCCGTAAAGATCAGAACGGCGTTCTCGTGCCGGAACACTACATCACCGAGGTGACGGCCACCTGCGGCGCGGACACCGTTTTCCATGCTGAACTCGGTCCTGGAGTCTCGAAAGATCCCTATCTGTCATTCCAGTTTACCGGGGCAAAGGTTGGCGAGAAGCTCAAAGTCTCCTGGGTTGACAACAAAGGCGGCACCGAAACGGCAGAGGAAGCCATTACGGCGATGTAA
- the soxA gene encoding sulfur oxidation c-type cytochrome SoxA encodes MKKTLQKRLFTGALVLMTAVMGGQPAHAAVNKYQAMVNADVKKFQAYFHKEFPDVKLDDFANGVYALDEDARKQWKEMEEFPPYELDVEAGKAIFNQPFANGKSLASCFPNGGAVRGKYPYFDEKRKQVVTLEMAINDCRVANGEKPYPGFKGDLAKVSAYMAYISRGQKIDVKVNSAAAYNAYLKGKAFFYGKRGQLNMSCSGCHMEYAGRHLRAEITSPALGHTTHFPVFRSKWGEIGTLHKRYAGCNENIGAKPFAEQSEEYRNLEFFQTIMSNGLKFNGPASRK; translated from the coding sequence ATGAAAAAAACATTGCAGAAGCGGCTTTTCACTGGAGCCCTTGTTCTGATGACGGCCGTGATGGGCGGCCAGCCTGCCCATGCCGCCGTCAATAAATACCAGGCGATGGTCAACGCGGATGTGAAAAAATTCCAGGCCTATTTCCACAAAGAGTTTCCTGACGTGAAGCTGGATGATTTCGCCAATGGCGTCTATGCGCTCGATGAGGATGCCCGCAAGCAGTGGAAGGAGATGGAGGAGTTTCCGCCGTACGAACTCGATGTCGAGGCGGGCAAGGCGATCTTCAACCAGCCTTTCGCCAATGGCAAGTCGCTGGCGAGCTGCTTTCCGAACGGGGGAGCCGTGCGTGGCAAATATCCCTACTTTGACGAGAAGCGCAAGCAGGTGGTGACGCTCGAAATGGCGATCAACGATTGCCGCGTCGCTAACGGCGAGAAGCCGTATCCCGGCTTCAAGGGCGATCTGGCGAAGGTTTCCGCCTACATGGCCTACATTAGCAGGGGCCAGAAGATCGACGTGAAGGTAAATAGCGCCGCCGCCTACAATGCGTACCTGAAGGGCAAGGCGTTTTTTTACGGCAAGCGTGGCCAGCTCAACATGTCCTGCTCAGGTTGTCACATGGAGTACGCCGGACGTCATCTGAGAGCTGAAATCACCAGCCCGGCGCTCGGCCACACCACGCACTTTCCGGTGTTCCGCTCGAAATGGGGCGAGATCGGCACGCTGCACAAACGCTATGCAGGGTGCAACGAAAACATCGGCGCCAAACCATTCGCGGAGCAGAGCGAAGAGTATCGCAATCTGGAGTTCTTCCAGACGATCATGTCGAATGGTCTGAAGTTCAACGGTCCGGCATCAAGAAAATAA
- the soxB gene encoding thiosulfohydrolase SoxB, which yields MNLSRREFLRILGFASAAGLLPGMASATTGSPDIYNIDHSGDIRLMHITDTHAQLMPIYYREPSMNLGLGQAFGRPPHLVTESLLKYYDIAPGTPLAHAYTAINYAESAQRFGKVGGFAHLKTLVDRMRSEFGASKTLLLDGGDTWQGSGTAFWNRGMDMVEACNLLGVDVMTGHWEFTYLEEEVLKNLAAFKGDFVAQNIKVKEEALFSGAKAFDENSGHAFRPYVVKTLGNHRVAIIGQAFPYTPIANPARFIPNWTFGINAADMQQLVDSVRAKEKPDAVVLISHNGMDVDIKMGQVVSGIDVIFGGHTHDGVPQPFVVKNAKGRTLVTNAGSNGKFLGVIDLKLGNGGVKGYSYKLLPVFSNELSAHKEMQAFIDKTRAPYLQKLQEPLATAGTLLYRRGNFDGPFDQLICDALRKRNDAQISLSPGFRWGTTILPGQTITMEHVLDQTCMTYPETYVRDMTGQQIKEILEDVADNLFNLDPFYQQGGDMVRTGGMSYRIDPTATMGKRIDNMRLENGELIEASKNYRVAGWATVGAKSPGEPVWDTVAAYLKDKKVVEVKKLNTPELKGIGSNPGIDLF from the coding sequence ATGAATCTATCCCGTCGCGAGTTTCTCCGTATTCTCGGCTTCGCCAGCGCCGCAGGGCTGTTGCCAGGCATGGCTTCGGCGACTACCGGCTCACCGGATATATATAATATTGACCACTCTGGTGACATCCGCCTGATGCACATCACCGACACGCACGCCCAGCTCATGCCGATCTACTACCGCGAGCCGAGCATGAACCTCGGCCTCGGCCAGGCGTTCGGACGGCCGCCGCATCTGGTGACGGAGTCGCTGCTGAAGTATTATGATATTGCCCCCGGCACGCCGCTCGCTCACGCCTACACCGCGATCAACTACGCCGAGTCGGCGCAGCGTTTCGGAAAGGTCGGTGGTTTCGCGCATCTGAAGACGCTCGTGGACAGGATGCGTTCGGAGTTCGGCGCATCGAAAACGCTTCTGCTCGACGGCGGCGACACCTGGCAGGGTTCGGGTACGGCTTTCTGGAATCGTGGCATGGACATGGTCGAGGCGTGCAACCTGCTTGGCGTGGACGTCATGACCGGCCACTGGGAGTTCACCTACCTCGAAGAGGAGGTGCTCAAGAATCTCGCGGCCTTCAAGGGCGATTTCGTGGCGCAGAACATCAAGGTCAAGGAGGAGGCTTTGTTCAGCGGAGCGAAGGCGTTCGACGAGAATAGCGGCCACGCCTTCCGTCCTTACGTCGTCAAGACCCTGGGAAATCACCGCGTCGCCATCATCGGCCAGGCGTTCCCTTACACCCCGATCGCCAATCCGGCGCGATTCATTCCGAATTGGACCTTCGGCATCAACGCCGCCGACATGCAGCAGCTTGTCGATTCCGTTCGTGCCAAAGAGAAGCCCGATGCGGTCGTGCTGATTTCGCACAACGGCATGGATGTCGATATCAAGATGGGGCAGGTGGTGAGCGGCATCGACGTAATTTTCGGCGGCCATACTCATGACGGTGTGCCGCAGCCTTTCGTCGTCAAGAACGCCAAGGGGCGCACGCTCGTGACCAACGCCGGATCGAACGGCAAGTTCCTCGGCGTGATCGACCTCAAGCTTGGCAACGGCGGCGTCAAAGGGTACAGCTACAAGCTGCTTCCGGTCTTCTCGAACGAACTCTCGGCTCACAAGGAGATGCAGGCGTTCATCGACAAAACGCGCGCGCCTTATCTCCAGAAGCTTCAGGAGCCTCTTGCCACCGCCGGAACGCTGCTCTATCGCCGTGGCAACTTCGACGGCCCATTCGACCAGCTCATCTGCGACGCGCTCCGCAAGCGTAACGACGCGCAGATTTCGCTTTCGCCCGGCTTCCGCTGGGGCACCACCATCCTGCCTGGCCAGACCATCACGATGGAGCATGTGCTCGACCAGACCTGCATGACCTATCCCGAAACCTACGTGCGCGACATGACCGGTCAGCAGATCAAGGAGATTCTCGAAGATGTGGCCGACAACCTCTTCAATCTTGATCCCTTCTACCAGCAGGGAGGCGACATGGTGCGCACCGGTGGCATGAGCTACCGGATCGACCCGACCGCCACGATGGGCAAGCGTATCGACAACATGCGCCTCGAAAACGGCGAGCTGATTGAAGCCTCGAAAAACTACCGCGTCGCCGGCTGGGCGACCGTGGGCGCAAAGTCACCGGGCGAGCCGGTCTGGGACACTGTGGCTGCTTACTTGAAAGACAAAAAGGTGGTCGAAGTGAAAAAGCTCAACACGCCCGAGCTGAAAGGCATCGGCAGCAATCCGGGAATCGATCTCTTCTGA